In Porites lutea chromosome 1, jaPorLute2.1, whole genome shotgun sequence, a single genomic region encodes these proteins:
- the LOC140934710 gene encoding adenosine receptor A2a-like → MNNSLEDKDSCSLPVAHSVLLIAVNISVGFLGTLGNLLVCAAVATNPRLRRSSNYLLASLAIADLIVTMVCEPIFVAILSKIIFFQDCAAALQTPYIILSTLSSSASVTHMAAISVDRFIAVVFPLRHGNIMRKYGLKIMLVVAWFFPMLFPILGEVLPDSFPKAFLATGTFGLSYVIIVVSYLLIVVFLFKIRKKRSQLQARRSSEDNNSRVEVRVACTLAIVIGIFSVCWFPLMILLFATGGSIVTPNGPAHFWIRTLALSNSAMNFLIYTARIREFHGAYTGVCRKICNLVGNKCSYKFNSNSFTIRRPRRKTASYVFQDVGKPVTTNESTESSQSAMEFQVNGERYTLQRWGTV, encoded by the coding sequence ATGAACAACTCACTGGAAGACAAGGACAGTTGTTCCCTCCCTGTAGCCCATAGCGTCTTACTGATTGCGGTAAACATCAGCGTGGGTTTTTTGGGAACGCTCGGTAATTTGTTGGTCTGCGCGGCTGTCGCTACGAACCCTCGCCTTCGTCGTAGCTCCAACTACCTTCTTGCCAGCTTGGCGATCGCTGATTTAATCGTGACTATGGTATGTGAACCCATCTTCGTAGCGATCCTCAGCAagataatcttcttccaagATTGCGCAGCTGCCTTGCAGACACCCTACATAATCCTATCCACTCTCTCCAGCTCCGCTTCAGTCACACACATGGCCGCTATCAGTGTGGATCGTTTCATAGCCGTCGTCTTCCCTCTACGCCACGGAAACATCATGCGAAAATACGGGTTGAAAATCATGCTAGTAGTGGCTTGGTTTTTCCCGATGTTATTTCCCATCTTAGGGGAGGTTTTGCCGGACTCGTTTCCCAAAGCATTCCTAGCGACAGGAACGTTTGGTCTTAGTTATGTCATCATTGTCGTTTCGTACCTTCTTATCGTGGtatttttgttcaaaatcaGGAAGAAAAGAAGCCAGTTACAAGCTAGACGAAGCTCTGAGGATAATAATTCCCGGGTGGAGGTACGTGTCGCATGTACACTGGCCATTGTGATCGgcattttttctgtttgttggTTTCCCTTGATGATCCTATTGTTTGCCACGGGGGGTTCAATTGTGACTCCCAACGGACCTGCGCACTTCTGGATTCGAACCTTGGCCCTTTCAAACTCGGCAATGAATTTTCTAATTTACACGGCAAGAATCCGCGAGTTCCACGGAGCATACACTGGGGTGTGTCGAAAGATTTGCAATCTTGTAGGGAACAAATGCTCTTACAAATTTAATTCTAACAGCTTCACTATCCGACGTCCGCGGAGAAAAACTGCAAGTTACGTCTTCCAAGATGTTGGAAAACCCGTAACAACAAATGAGAGTACTGAAAGCTCCCAAAGTGCTATGGAGTTTCAAGTAAATGGCGAACGTTATACTTTACAACGATGGGGTACAGTTTAA